Proteins from a genomic interval of Salvelinus sp. IW2-2015 linkage group LG14, ASM291031v2, whole genome shotgun sequence:
- the LOC111973328 gene encoding adenylosuccinate synthetase isozyme 1 B, which yields MSHKACYTNPGAGVKRPHNDTGNKLTVVLGAQWGDEGKGKVVDLLATESDIICRCQGGNNAGHTVVVDGKEYDFHLLPSGIINSKALSVIGNGVVIHLPGLFEEAEKNEKKGLKDWEKRLIISDRAHIVFDFHQAVDGLQEVQREAQEGKNIGTTKKGIGPTYSSKASRTGLRICDLLADFKDFSMRFKNLAQQYQAMFPTLEVDVDGQLKKLKEYAERIRPMVRDGVYFMYDAINGPPKKILVEGANAALLDIDFGTYPFVTSSNCTVGGVCTGLGIPPLNIGDVYGVVKAYTTRVGIGAFPTEQLNEVGELLQTRGHEVGVTTGRKRRCGWLDLVILRYANMINGFTAFALTKLDILDVMDEIKVGVSYKLNGKKIPYFPANMDVLQKVEVEYEKLPGWKSDTSACRKWEDLPVKAQNYIRFVEIHVGVPIKWVGVGKARESMIQMF from the exons ATGTCTCACAAAGCTTGTTACACAAACCCAGGAGCAGGGGTTAAGCGACCCCATAACGACACAGGGAACAAGTTGACAGTTGTACTTGGTGCACAATGGGGCGATGAAGGGAAGGGAAAAGTGGTCGACTTGTTGGCGACAGAGTCGGACATCATTTGCAGATGCCAG GGCGGTAACAACGCAGGTCACACGGTGGTGGTGGATGGGAAGGAATATGACTTCCACCTCCTACCCAGCGGGATCATCAACTCCAAAGCTCTTTCCGTGATCG GCAATGGTGTGGTCATTCATCTGCCAGGCTTGTTTGAAGAAgctgaaaaaaatgaaaagaaag GCCTTAAAGACTGGGAGAAGAGACTGATCATCTCAGACAGGGCCCACATTG TGTTTGACTTTCACCAGGCAGTTGACGGGctccaggaggtacagagagaAGCACAGGAAGGGAAAAA TATTGGAACCACAAAGAAAGGCATCGGACCAACCTACTCAAGCAAAGCATCACGTACGGGGCTGCGTATCTGTGACCTTCTAGCTGATTTCAAAGACTTTTCTATGAG GTTCAAGAACCTTGCTCAGCAGTACCAGGCCATGTTCCCCACATTGGAGGTAGATGTTGACGGTCAACTGAAGAAATTAAAG GAGTATGCTGAGCGGATAAGACCCATGGTGCGAGACGGTGTCTATTTCATGTACGATGCTATTAATGGACCCCCTAAGAAGATTCTGGTGGAGGGAGCGAACGCTGCCCTGCTTGACATTGACTTTG GAACATACCCATTTGTGACATCATCAAACTGTACCGTGGGTGGTGTATGTACCGGACTGGGCATCCCCCCTCTGAACATTGGTGATGTGTATGGGGTAGTGAAGGCCTACACGACTAGAGTGGGCATCGGTGCGTTCCCCACAGAACAACTCAAT GAGGTTGGAGAGCTGCTGCAGACGCGGGGCCATGAGGTGGGCGTGACCACAGGGAGGAAGAGACGCTGTGGTTGGCTGGATCTGGTCATCCTGCGTTACGCCAACATGATCAACGGCTTCACTGC GTTTGCATTAACCAAACTTGATATCCTTGATGTGATGGATGAAATCAAAGTGGGAGTGTCTTATAAGCTCAATGGCAAAAAGATTCCCTATTTCCCAG CTAACATGGACGTCTTGCAGAAAGTGGAAGTGGAGTACGAGAAACTGCCTGGCTGGAAGAGTGACACCTCAGCCTGTAGGAAGTGGGAAGATCTGccagtcaaagcccagaactACATCCGCTTTGTGGAGATCCACGTTGGCGTACCCA TCAAATGGGTTGGAGTGGGCAAGGCCAGGGAGTCTATGATCCAGATGTTCTAG